The following are from one region of the Andrena cerasifolii isolate SP2316 chromosome 1, iyAndCera1_principal, whole genome shotgun sequence genome:
- the LOC143375869 gene encoding uncharacterized protein LOC143375869 isoform X6, producing MTQSSGAGSPQQFCLRWNNYQTNLTNVFDQLLQSESFVDVTLACDGHSVKAHKMVLSACSPYFQALFFDNPCQHPIVIMKDIKWPELKAAVEFMYKGEINVSQEQIGPLLKVAESLKIRGLADVNSEQELTSRPSLEEAANAAAAMHRKKRRRISGDRSPPGSSPDRITSGGIPDDQDPNSIVGGVIVPDIHGMLTSSSTPRSLGSPGTPSVSVTPQINLQELPVSLPLPPPPPPPPQGQQSSHSLSAHHVPGHVTSGPHASVNHLTTHGQQLTVQQQQQQQQQQQQQQQQQQQQHHQQGVAGQQTPGDDLEIKPGIAEMIREEERVSTRATTTEHRG from the coding sequence ATGACGCAATCAAGCGGCGCTGGGTCCCCCCAGCAATTCTGCCTCAGGTGGAACAACTATCAGACCAATCTGACCAACGTGTTCGATCAGCTCCTGCAGAGCGAGAGCTTCGTGGACGTGACCCTGGCCTGCGACGGTCACAGCGTGAAAGCCCACAAGATGGTACTGTCCGCCTGTAGCCCGTACTTCCAGGCCCTGTTCTTCGACAATCCCTGCCAGCACCCGATCGTCATCATGAAGGACATCAAGTGGCCCGAGCTGAAGGCCGCGGTGGAGTTCATGTACAAGGGCGAGATCAACGTGTCCCAGGAGCAGATCGGGCCGCTGCTGAAGGTCGCGGAGAGCCTCAAGATCCGCGGCCTGGCGGACGTCAACAGCGAGCAGGAGCTGACGTCCAGGCCGAGCTTGGAGGAGGCTGCGAACGCTGCGGCTGCGATGCACAGGAAGAAACGCCGCCGAATATCGGGCGACAGATCGCCACCGGGCAGTAGTCCCGACCGGATCACGTCCGGGGGCATCCCAGACGATCAGGACCCCAACTCGATCGTCGGAGGCGTGATCGTGCCCGACATTCACGGCATGCTGACCAGCAGCTCCACTCCGAGATCCCTCGGATCTCCCGGCACGCCTAGCGTCTCCGTCACGCCGCAGATCAACCTCCAGGAACTTCCGGTATCGCTGCCTCtgccaccgccaccgccaccgcccCCTCAGGGACAGCAGAGCTCGCACTCCTTATCCGCTCACCATGTGCCCGGCCACGTGACATCCGGTCCCCACGCCTCCGTCAACCACCTGACTACTCACGGCCAGCAGCTCACCgttcagcagcagcagcaacagcagcagcagcagcagcaacaacagcaacagcaacaacagcagcatcaCCAGCAGGGAGTTGCCGGACAGCAGACACCCGGAGACGACCTGGAGATCAAGCCCGGCATCGCCGAGATGATTCGCGAGGAGGAAAGG